gcataatttgaagtattgtgtgcagttttggtcacctacttacaggaaagatgtaaaagatgTTGAAAGAGTTGTGAGAAAATTCACAAGCATGttaccaggtctggaggacttgggttttaaggaaagattgaacaggtctggaatttattccttggaatgtagaagattaagcaGAGATTTGATTGTGATAGAGGAGCATAGATAGTGTAAAAGCAAGCTGACTTTCTCCACtgggattgggtgggactacaaccagaggccatgggttaagggtgaaaggtgaaacgttaaggggaacatgaggggaaacttcttcacacagacggtcatccgggtgtggaatgagcagacagcacaagtggtgcatgcgagctcaatttcaacattgaagaggtttgcataggtacctggatggtaggggtatgggagtgggtggtttaaatagttcagcacaaaccagatggcccaaagggcctgtttctgtgttgtaattttctgtgactgtgacaagaacctgaaataatacaaaaattcaCTCTAAGTCCTTTTCACAGCTGTGCGGACCAACTGTTCATCTCAGCTGGAATTTTTTATATGGCGTTAAAACTGTGGCACTTTAAGTTAATAATACATGAAAGAAAATCCTCGTTGTGCGTCAAGAAATACAATTTGCGTGAGactgtttcagttactgtggggccaggcacCCGTGCTGCTCAgcaggaacagggaataataccaatggagagagtcaaactgagccaagtcacagattggagacggcagaaatgccccattctgatagagacaggaagagcatcagggaattgatggtcattccagataccagcactgtgacCAGTCAGAAGATGATTTCTCTGTTGAATTTGGgttgaacctcactgtaacagtgtgataccagatcaaaccttgacaactcaagtaatctcatctgaaatgttgtcctacacccattgatggattttgtaaatctttttacaggttaaaactAAGAGGGAATTTGTCTCAAGGAATCGCAAACACGgcacgccagttttgctgtctctgtctagatatttaagaagtggagcaagggattcaatcgaccatccttcctgctcagaccgttgggagggattcacttggtcatctgacTGACTGGCACACCCGTCATTTTAcacagtgggaatggattcagtcgGTTGTCTCAACTGAAGGtccaccagcaagttcacactggacaaggccattcatctgttctgtgtgtgagaagggattcagttagtcttcccacctgtggactcaccagtcagttcacatcgagcagaggctggtcatctgctgaatttatgggaaaggattcacttagTTATCTGACCTAATGACTCACCGGCGAGTTCTCACTGGGGAGAActcgttcacctgctcagtctgtgagaagagattcactcactcttccaccctacagagacatcagcgagttcacactggggagaagccgttcacctgctcagtctgtgggaaaaaATTCACTGAGTCATCCCACTTACGGGTACATCAgcgtgttcacactggggagaagccattcacctgctcagactgtgggaagagattcactcagttatcccacctacagagtcatcagcgagttcacactggggagaagtcGTTCACCTGCTTAGTCTGTGGGAAAGAATTCACTCactcatccaccctacagagacatcagcaagttcacactggggagaagccgttcacctgcttagaatgtgggaagggattcactcagtcatcccacctacagagtcatcagcgagttcacactggggagaaaccgttcacctgcttagaatgtgggaagagattcactcagttatcccacctacagagacatcagcgtgttcacactggggagaagccattcacctgcttagtCTGTGGGAAAAGATTCACTGAGTCATCCCAACTACggagacatcagcgagttcacactgggaagaagccattcacctgctcagtctgtgggaagagattcactcagttatcccaCCTaaagagtcatcagcgagttcacactggggagaagccgttcacatgcttagaatgtgggaagcgattcactcactcatccaccctacagagtcatcaacgagttcacactggggagaagccattcacctgctcagtctgtgggaagggattcactcaattGTCCCAACTACACAGTCATCAGCGAGTttacactggggagaagccgttcacctgcttagaatgtgggaaaggattcactcagtcatttaaactactggcacaccagtcagttcacagtggggagtggccattcacctgctcagaatgtgggaaaggattcactcagtcatccaaactactggcacaccagtcagttcacactggagagaggacattcacctgcttagactgtgggaagggattcactcggtcatcccaactactggcacaccagtcagttcacaccggggagaggccgttcacctgctcagtctgtgagaagagattcactcagtcatcctacCTACAGAGACATCAacaaattcacactggggagaaaccgttcacctgctcagaatgtgggaagagattcactcagtcatccaccctacagagacatcagcaagttcatactggggagaagccattcacctgctcagtctgtgggaagagattcactcagttatcccacctacagaatcatcagcgagttcacactggggagaagccattcacctgctcagaatgtgggaaaggattcactcagtcatttaaactactggcacaccagtcagttcacaatgGGGAGTTGCTGTTATTATGAATCACGAGGTTTTgtttgctgtggactgtcatttTAAGAGAGAGATTAAGAAGGTGAATCAGTCTGACTTGCAGCTTGGTTACATTGCTCGCAGCTTGTTTAATTTTAATTGAGGACACAGACACTCAGATTCAGATGGAGACAAAGGCAGAAAAATGGAAGGATTGAAGCAAGGGAACTAGTGACCAAGGGTCACTGTTTCGAACTTTCCtctgcccacaagggtgggttaatTATCGATTCAGCGAACATCGAATGTGTGGTTGTCACCTCGTTTGATCCATAGGAGTGGATCTGATTTGGGGTATCCTGTGGAGACcacttatgtgttaacccttgccttggTGTGTTGTAATTCACTTGAAGTCGATACCCCTTGTGACAAGTCACTTTCGGTGATAATTCATATGTGGATGTGAAACGAGAacagataaaatctacagatactgTTCTCTCGTTTTACCActgtggaacctgtggaatttgacataattgccttctctcaacatttaccctggattacaaatatctctctctcatcacctattctgtggatgaactgaactttcatactttaccgtctcaagactctaagccttgttTTCCCTGAGCTCAATAgttgggagttatatttacacacacatatacacatagtactgttaacttttgtttatcttgcttAAGTTACgatattataagtagatactaTTAAGGATAGTGgatttaacatcaaaaccagactccagttGTAGTCTGTTGCTGTTGGTTCATTTCTAAAGTGTTACGGTTCATAACAAATCTGGGGCCTGCATCCGGGATATGAGCAGATTTGGGGGCGTATTGATTAATTATCAATTTCATTGGGGAAATCCCTTTGATTTATTTGTGTGTGGAaaatcagcagcaatggatgtTGATAGATTTCTGGAAGCATCAACCTCTGAGGCACTAAAGGACACAAGGATTGAGTTGTTGAGTATTGCTAAAAGGTTAAA
This genomic stretch from Mobula hypostoma unplaced genomic scaffold, sMobHyp1.1 scaffold_75, whole genome shotgun sequence harbors:
- the LOC134341840 gene encoding zinc finger protein 850-like; the protein is MAHQRVHTGEKPFTCSDCGKSFTNSSTLRSHQRVHTGEKPFTCSVCGKRFTQSSNLQSHQRVHTGEKPFTCSECGKGFTQSSNLQSHQRIHTGEKPFTCSECGKRFAKLSSLQIHQRVHTGEKPFTCSVCGKGFTNSSTLQSHQRVHTGEKPFTCLDCGKRFTQSSSLQSHQRVHTGEKPFTCLECGKGFSQSSRLLAHQSVHSGEWPFTCSDCGKGFTCSSNLMAHQRVHTGGMLFSCSVSEKRFTQSSNLVTHQQGHTGERPFTCSVCGKRFTQSSTLQSHQRVHTGERPFTCSICGKRFTHSSTLQNHQRVHTGEKPFTCLVCGKRFTQSSTLQNHQRVHTGEKPFTCSVCGKRFTQSSNLQSHQRVHTGEKPFTSSECGKGFTQSSHLLAHQSRVHTGEKPFTCSDCGKRFTQLSHLQSHQRVHTGEKSFTCLVCGKEFTHSSTLQRHQQVHTGEKPFTCLECGKGFTQSSHLQSHQRVHTGEKPFTCLECGKRFTQLSHLQRHQRVHTGEKPFTCLVCGKRFTESSQLRRHQRVHTGKKPFTCSVCGKRFTQLSHLKSHQRVHTGEKPFTCLECGKRFTHSSTLQSHQRVHTGEKPFTCSVCGKGFTQLSQLHSHQRVYTGEKPFTCLECGKGFTQSFKLLAHQSVHSGEWPFTCSECGKGFTQSSKLLAHQSVHTGERTFTCLDCGKGFTRSSQLLAHQSVHTGERPFTCSVCEKRFTQSSYLQRHQQIHTGEKPFTCSECGKRFTQSSTLQRHQQVHTGEKPFTCSVCGKRFTQLSHLQNHQRVHTGEKPFTCSECGKGFTQSFKLLAHQSVHNGELLLL